In a single window of the Coffea eugenioides isolate CCC68of chromosome 3, Ceug_1.0, whole genome shotgun sequence genome:
- the LOC113766497 gene encoding putative disease resistance protein RGA3, translated as MADKVVDALLGSTVKVLVEKAINVASEQIGQFVGFKKDLEKLKDTLTLIQAVLRDAEEQQVTQELVKRWLENLEATAFDAGNLLDDFNYEMIRRKAEIQNQMNRKVCLFFSLSNPIAFRCKMACKIQKINMDLKRINEEATKLGLLRSQIAPAPKYNNNNAVLISENRETNSAAVGASFVGRDDDVSAIVTELTVTSNSETISVLPIVGLGGIGKTTLAQKVFNNLNIKNHFDKRMWVCVSDIEKHFDASGLFALMLENLEVPISGFAGRDSMEAKVQKLKQILDGEEQNGKRPLKYLLVLDDVWNEDLALWDRFLDSLRGISSAKGSWVLVTMRNKRVATSTAIPSGPWPLKELSDDHCWLILEKKAFGNGEAPDDKKELGLELAKKCQGLPLAASVLGGMLRNKEIDEWRSILYTGLQNRGGHGDDPITRILKLSFDHLPDPALKKCFAYCSIFPQDFQMERNQLIQLWAAEGFLHSDPSKNICMEEVGNRYFTILLESNLFQDVAKDGYGNVLNCKMHDLVHDMVQSISECRTLWLKEPTEADFHGKTFRYLVVERSGGEEIPPFPLNGSFRNITTLVLVENRSIDDGLIIFLACLRVLNIASSDTNELPESIGKLSHLRHLDSSNTSMETLPDSLCKLYNLQTLRLRDCISLTKFPNNFKNLVNLRHFDFFHKDKSSDLTPLEIGQLRSLQTLPFFNIGEERGRQIGELRNIKNLSGKLELRNLELVKSKEEAESANLIGKPNIDELRLLWNEIDNSKNNDSEYNQVLEGLHPHPNLKGLIIERFFGDQLSTWIRELGRLVKFKLQNCKNCKELPTLGNMPSLRSLHLKGLDSVTSIGTFFYGGSGMHSGSGSQRPLKLFPALEHLILEKMPNLREWMEATNCQVSVVVFPVLGTMRIINCPQLATFPNHCPSLKELNIKKTQNGSALMTYICSGVSTLIGLSIESVNGFTKLPSVLFQNNPKLARLELRYCRDLAQFSDFSFDVPQTLEGPNYQSVAEHSCIDNNAPQHLVGLESLEELTVIGCPSLESISIPKGRKYLTALRGLEIFSCRGLTHLSIPQIFESEWDSTSSPFSSSGTCPPFPLPLEELRVSDCLNLISFPIDLTRTPSLSILDISGCEKLTDLPKGKHCSLTSLRYLYIGPFSKTTTELHSFLDLFDALPPPHPYFPSLSDLHLYGWPHWESLPEQLQHLSALRNLVLDGFGVKSLPDWFGKLSSLERLILWGCEKLQNLPSHQSMRSLTRLTDLRIMNCPLLKERCNPESSSSSNDPNSEWSKISHIRTIVIDSEQIRG; from the coding sequence ATGGCGGACAAGGTGGTGGATGCACTCCTTGGTTCCACTGTTAAAGTTCTAGTGGAGAAGGCAATAAATGTGGCTTCCGAACAAATTGGCCAGTTTGTTGGCTTCAAGAAAGATTTGGAGAAACTGAAGGATACGTTGACTCTGATCCAGGCTGTCCTTCGTGATGCAGAGGAACAACAGGTGACTCAAGAGCTCGTGAAGCGATGGCTGGAGAACCTTGAAGCAACGGCTTTCGATGCTGGTAATCTCTTGGATGACTTCAACTATGAGATGATCCGGCGCAAAGCTGAGATTCAAAACCAAATGAATAGGAAGGTATGCTTGTTCTTCTCACTCTCCAATCCCATTGCATTTCGTTGCAAAATGGCCTGCAAGATTCAGAAAATCAATATGGATTTGAAAAGAATCAATGAAGAAGCAACGAAACTTGGCCTCCTCCGGTCACAGATCGCACCAGCTCCCAAATATAATAATAACAATGCAGTCCTAATATCAGAGAACAGAGAGACTAACTCTGCTGCTGTTGGTGCAAGTTTTGTTGGAAGAGACGATGATGTTTCAGCAATAGTAACAGAATTGACTGTCACGAGTAACAGTGAAACTATCTCCGTTCTTCCTATAGTGGGGCTGGGCGGGATCGGGAAGACCACCTTGGCTCAAAAAGTTTTCAATAATCTAAATATTAAAAACCATTTTGACAAAAGAATGTGGGTATGCGTGTCAGATATTGAAAAGCATTTCGATGCCAGCGGGCTTTTTGCTTTGATGCTAGAAAATTTGGAAGTCCCAATATCCGGATTTGCGGGTAGGGATTCCATGGAAGCCAAAGTCCAGAAGCTTAAGCAAATATTGGATGGTGAAGAacagaatggcaaaaggccgctTAAGTATCTACTGGTCCTCGATGATGTATGGAATGAGGACCTTGCACTATGGGATAGGTTTCTTGACTCTCTGCGAGGTATTAGCTCAGCCAAGGGGAGCTGGGTTCTTGTGACCATGCGTAACAAACGAGTGGCAACCAGCACAGCAATTCCTTCTGGTCCTTGGCCCTTGAAGGAATTATCAGATGATCATTGCTGGCTCATCCTTGAAAAAAAAGCATTTGGTAACGGGGAAGCACCTGATGATAAAAAAGAGTTAGGATTAGAGCTTGCAAAGAAATGCCAAGGCTTACCATTAGCTGCAAGTGTTCTTGGCGGTATGTTGCGCAACAAGGAAATTGATGAATGGCGTTCAATTTTATATACTGGGCTTCAAAATAGAGGTGGACACGGAGATGATCCCATCACTAGAATTTTGAAGTTAAGCTTTGATCATCTTCCAGATCCAGCTCTTAAAAAGTGTTTTGCATATTGTTCAATTTTTCCTCAGGATTTTCAAATGGAAAGGAATCAACTAATCCAACTTTGGGCGGCAGAAGGATTTCTTCATTCAGATCCAAGCAAAAATATATGTATGGAGGAAGTTGGTAACAGGTACTTTACCATTTTGTTGGAGAGTAACTTGTTTCAGGATGTAGCGAAGGATGGTTATGGGAATGTATTGAACTGCAAAATGCATGATCTTGTGCATGATATGGTGCAATCCATTTCCGAATGTAGAACTTTATGGTTGAAAGAGCCAACAGAAGCTGATTTTCATGGCAAGACCTTTCGGTATCTTGTAGTGGAAAGAAGTGGCGGGGAAGAAATACCACCATTTCCACTGAATGGGAGTTTCAGGAATATAACAACGTTAGTTTTAGTGGAGAATAGATCAATTGATGATGGTTTGATCATTTTTTTGGCTTGCTTGCGAGTGCTAAACATAGCTTCATCGGATACCAATGAGCTCCCTGAATCAATTGGCAAGTTGTCTCATTTAAGGCACCTCGATTCGTCAAATACTTCAATGGAAACTTTGCCGGACTCTCTTTGTAAACTTTACAATCTGCAGACATTAAGACTTCGAGATTGTATATCATTGACAAAGTTTCCAAACAATTTCAAGAATTTGGTGAATCTGAGGCACTTTGACTTTTTCCACAAGGATAAATCAAGTGATCTAACCCCTCTTGAGATTGGACAATTGCGTTCTCTCCAAACTTTGCCATTTTTCAATATTGGTGAAGAAAGAGGTCGACAAATTGGAGAATTGAGGAATATAAAGAATCTCAGTGGAAAACTTGAGTTACGCAATCTTGAATTAGTGAAAAGCAAGGAAGAAGCCGAGTCTGCAAATCTGATTGGGAAGCCAAACATTGACGAGTTAAGATTACTGTGGAATGAAATagataattcaaaaaataatgATAGTGAATACAATCAAGTGTTGGAAGGCTTGCATCCTCACCCAAATTTGAAAGGTTTGATAATTGAAAGATTTTTTGGTGACCAGCTTTCGACATGGATTAGAGAACTTGGGAGATTGGTGAAATTCAAATtgcaaaattgcaaaaattgcaAAGAGTTACCAACTCTTGGAAACATGCCCTCCCTCAGATCTCTTCACTTGAAAGGACTTGACAGCGTAACAAGTATAGGCACTTTTTTTTATGGCGGATCAGGCATGCATAGTGGTAGTGGCAGTCAAAGACCCCTAAAATTGTTTCCAGCGCTTGAACATCTCATTCTAGAAAAAATGCCAAATTTGAGGGAATGGATGGAAGCAACAAACTGCCAAGTCTCAGTGGTAGTGTTTCCGGTCCTTGGTACGATGAGGATTATTAATTGCCCTCAGTTAGCCACTTTTCCAAATCATTGTCCAAGTCTCAAGGAATTAAACATCAAGAAAACCCAAAATGGATCAGCACTAATGACATATATTTGTAGCGGAGTTAGCACTCTCATTGGGCTTTCCATTGAGAGTGTGAACGGGTTCACCAAACTACCAAGTGTGTTATTCCAAAACAATCCCAAGCTTGCACGCCTGGAATTAAGGTATTGTCGTGATTTGGCCCAATTTTCGGATTTTTCGTTTGATGTTCCTCAAACTTTAGAAGGACCAAATTACCAATCAGTAGCTGAGCACTCCTGCATTGACAACAATGCTCCTCAACATTTGGTTGGCCTTGAGTCCCTAGAGGAATTAACTGTTATTGGGTGCCCCTCGCTCGAGTCAATTTCAATCCCCAAGGGACGCAAATACCTCACTGCCTTGCGAGGATTAGAGATTTTCTCGTGCAGAGGGTTGACCCACTTGTCCATCCCCCAAATATTCGAGTCAGAGTGGGATTCCACTTCTTCACCCTTCTCCTCCTCCGGTACTTGTCCTCcttttcctcttcctcttgagGAACTGAGGGTATCCGATTGCCTCAATCTTATCTCCTTCCCGATTGATTTAACCCGAACACCTTCTCTCTCTATCCTGGACATATCAGGATGTGAGAAATTAACCGACTTGCCCAAGGGGAAGCATTGTTCTCTTACAAGCTTGAGATATTTATACATCGGACCATTCTCAAAAACCACCACAGAGCTGCATTCCTTCCTAGACCTCTTTGATGCTCTCCCACCACCGCACCCCTACTTTCCCTCCCTTTCAGATTTACATCTGTATGGATGGCCTCATTGGGAATCTCTGCCCGAGCAGCTTCAGCACCTCTCTGCCCTAAGAAATCTTGTACTAGATGGTTTTGGAGTAAAATCATTGCCTGATTGGTTTGGGAAgctttcctcacttgaacgacTCATTCTCTGGGGTTGTGAAAAGTTACAGAATTTACCCTCTCACCAATCTATGAGAAGCCTCACCAGACTAACAGATCTGCGGATTATGAATTGTCCCCTTCTAAAGGAAAGATGCAATCCAGAGAGCAGCAGTAGCAGCAACGACCCCAATTCTGAGTGGTCGAAGATCTCCCACATTCGCACCATTGTAATTGATTCGGAGCAGATCAGAGGCTAA